Proteins encoded in a region of the Methanomassiliicoccales archaeon genome:
- a CDS encoding thioredoxin family protein — translation MPEKLKLTLLSFACCNPRFATFDKQYLERIKEALAQLGVEAQLDVVHATEAMMTPDRYAWMKEVTPLFMKYGAAIAPALFVNNKLEFYGGVPTLEKLVETLRKHLT, via the coding sequence ATGCCTGAGAAGCTGAAGTTGACCTTGCTGTCGTTCGCTTGCTGCAATCCCCGCTTCGCCACCTTCGACAAGCAGTATCTGGAACGGATCAAGGAGGCGCTGGCGCAGCTGGGCGTGGAAGCTCAGCTGGATGTCGTGCACGCCACGGAGGCCATGATGACCCCGGACCGCTATGCCTGGATGAAGGAAGTGACACCGCTGTTCATGAAGTACGGCGCCGCCATCGCCCCCGCGCTCTTCGTGAACAATAAGCTCGAGTTCTACGGGGGCGTGCCGACGCTAGAGAAACTGGTGGAGACGCTGCGCAAGCACCTGACCTAA
- a CDS encoding ArsA family ATPase → MTDNLMRDIATEKRFLFFGGKGGVGKTTMAAATAIWLADQGYKTLIVATDPTVSLSVTFQQQISETEITPIKCGCNLSGLNINPKKAMGMFQSRMTGMMEGFSTLFGSELLSTPCTEEIAAFDQFVSFMQDTEHDKLVFDTAPTGHTLRELSMPFDWSGYLANQITHRRELSEALGFVYDEGMIQDLNKEKERYDNAIKGLADQSISAFNLVLLPEKMPIEETARAVEDLGKFGIHVPALIINEVIPPEVLQGNWFLERRRATQEMYLVEIDERFGSLIKRQVPLFESDVYGVDSLRKIGGHLYA, encoded by the coding sequence ATGACGGACAACTTGATGCGAGACATCGCCACGGAGAAGCGCTTCCTGTTCTTCGGGGGCAAGGGAGGGGTGGGCAAGACCACCATGGCCGCCGCCACCGCCATCTGGCTGGCGGACCAGGGTTACAAGACGCTCATCGTGGCCACCGATCCAACCGTATCACTGTCGGTCACCTTCCAGCAGCAGATAAGCGAAACGGAGATAACCCCGATCAAATGCGGCTGCAATCTTTCCGGACTGAACATCAACCCCAAGAAGGCGATGGGCATGTTCCAGTCAAGGATGACCGGCATGATGGAGGGATTCTCGACCCTCTTCGGCAGCGAACTTCTCAGCACGCCGTGCACGGAGGAGATCGCCGCCTTCGACCAATTCGTCAGCTTCATGCAGGACACGGAGCACGACAAGCTGGTCTTCGACACCGCTCCCACCGGCCACACCCTTCGCGAGCTGAGCATGCCCTTCGATTGGTCTGGATATCTGGCCAATCAGATAACCCACCGCCGAGAGCTCTCCGAGGCCTTGGGCTTCGTATACGACGAGGGGATGATTCAGGACCTGAACAAGGAGAAGGAACGCTACGACAACGCCATCAAGGGGCTGGCGGACCAGAGCATCTCCGCCTTCAACCTGGTGCTCCTGCCGGAGAAGATGCCTATCGAGGAAACGGCCCGGGCGGTCGAGGACCTGGGCAAGTTCGGAATCCACGTGCCAGCGCTCATCATCAACGAGGTCATTCCCCCGGAGGTGCTCCAGGGCAACTGGTTCCTGGAGCGGCGGAGGGCGACGCAGGAAATGTACCTCGTAGAGATCGACGAGAGGTTCGGCAGCTTGATCAAACGCCAGGTGCCGCTTTTCGAGAGCGACGTCTACGGTGTGGACAGCCTGAGGAAGATCGGAGGGCACCTCTATGCCTGA
- a CDS encoding ABC transporter ATP-binding protein, translating to MPEDDIVSLSHVSKSYRSVEALKDVSFSIKRGEIFGYIGPNGAGKTTTIRIMIGLLGRYQGSVSINGIPLAGNKDKVNLMLGYLPQRAAFQEWRTVDQALSTFGRLSGIPKTEVNSRIASTLDRLGIAEYRYRKVTALSGGTLQKVGMAQAILHDPELLVLDEPVAGLDPESRYAFKQLFRDLRKEGRTIIFSSHILSDIEDLADRIGVLSAGRLVHVGTVDELKRQVIMGKQVFLELAGGPTWETVAESLPGVRSWEHLQGDRYLLRLEEQVDVDAIIHELMTQLIAKGFRIRGIYPVQPSLEQLYVSYLQQGVSL from the coding sequence ATGCCAGAGGACGACATCGTTTCCCTTTCCCACGTCAGCAAATCCTATCGCAGCGTGGAGGCGCTGAAGGACGTATCCTTTTCAATCAAGCGGGGTGAGATATTCGGCTACATCGGCCCTAACGGAGCGGGGAAGACCACCACCATCCGCATCATGATCGGCCTCCTGGGGCGATATCAAGGAAGCGTTTCGATAAACGGGATACCGTTGGCCGGCAACAAGGACAAGGTCAATCTGATGCTCGGCTATCTGCCGCAGAGGGCCGCCTTCCAGGAATGGAGGACGGTGGACCAAGCGCTCAGCACTTTCGGAAGGCTATCCGGCATTCCGAAGACCGAGGTCAATTCCAGGATCGCTTCCACTTTGGATCGTCTAGGCATCGCAGAATACCGCTACCGGAAAGTTACCGCTTTGTCCGGAGGAACGCTACAGAAGGTGGGCATGGCGCAAGCCATCCTGCACGACCCGGAGCTTCTGGTCCTGGATGAGCCAGTGGCCGGCCTGGACCCGGAGAGCCGCTACGCCTTCAAACAGCTGTTCCGCGACCTGAGGAAGGAAGGGCGGACCATCATCTTCTCCTCGCATATCCTCAGCGACATAGAGGACCTGGCGGATCGGATCGGCGTACTGAGCGCCGGAAGGCTGGTGCATGTGGGCACGGTGGACGAACTCAAGCGCCAAGTGATTATGGGGAAACAGGTGTTCTTGGAACTGGCTGGTGGCCCGACCTGGGAGACGGTCGCAGAGTCGCTTCCAGGCGTCCGTTCATGGGAGCATCTGCAGGGCGATCGCTACCTTCTTCGATTAGAGGAGCAGGTGGACGTGGATGCGATCATTCACGAGCTCATGACCCAGCTGATAGCCAAAGGCTTCCGCATCCGAGGCATATATCCCGTGCAGCCGTCGCTGGAACAGCTCTATGTGAGCTACCTGCAGCAGGGGGTGAGCCTGTGA
- a CDS encoding rubrerythrin family protein, which yields MHPMTEANLHNAFSGESMAHMRYNVYAGVADKEGFKQVGRLFRAIAFAEQVHATNHLTRMPLRPAAAVGEAPMGVGSTSQNLQFGVDGETFEIEEMYPAYLEVAKMQGEKTAQLSFTYAWNTEKIHQKLFKEAKQLVDSGKDWKQVKVHVCEVCGYTGEGEGPDKCPFCGATKEAFKSFI from the coding sequence ATGCATCCGATGACGGAAGCGAACCTGCACAACGCGTTCTCGGGCGAATCGATGGCGCACATGCGCTACAACGTCTATGCTGGAGTGGCAGACAAGGAAGGTTTTAAACAGGTGGGCAGGCTGTTCCGGGCCATCGCCTTCGCAGAGCAGGTGCACGCCACCAATCACCTGACCCGCATGCCCCTTAGGCCCGCCGCCGCCGTGGGAGAGGCCCCGATGGGCGTTGGGAGCACTTCTCAAAACCTGCAGTTCGGTGTGGACGGAGAGACGTTCGAGATCGAAGAGATGTATCCTGCCTACCTGGAAGTGGCCAAGATGCAGGGCGAAAAGACGGCTCAGCTCTCCTTCACCTACGCCTGGAACACCGAGAAGATACACCAGAAGCTGTTCAAAGAGGCGAAGCAGCTGGTGGACTCGGGCAAGGACTGGAAGCAAGTGAAGGTGCACGTGTGCGAGGTATGCGGCTACACCGGAGAGGGCGAGGGCCCGGACAAATGCCCCTTCTGCGGCGCAACGAAAGAGGCGTTCAAGTCCTTCATCTAG